Proteins found in one Haliaeetus albicilla voucher IN1796 mitochondrion, complete genome genomic segment:
- the ND6 gene encoding NADH dehydrogenase subunit 6 has translation MAYFVLLLGMGFVLGGLAVASNPSPYYGVVGLVLGSVVGCGWLVSLGVPFVALVLFMVYLGGMLVVFVYSVCLAADPFPEAWGDWRVLGYGAGMVLVLVVGAVVSGVECWGIGAVTVDGEGVFMDRLDFSGVAMFYSWGAGMFLAAGWGLLLTLFVVLELVRGLSCGAIRAV, from the coding sequence ATGGCTTATTTTGTCCTTCTTTTGGGGATGGGGTTTGTTTTGGGGGGTTTAGCGGTGGCGTCTAATCCGTCTCCTTATTATGGAGTGGTTGGGTTAGTATTGGGGTCTGTTGTGGGGTGTGGGTGGTTAGTAAGTTTGGGGGTGCCGTTTGTAGCTCTAGTGTTGTTTATAGTGTATTTGGGTGGGATGCTAGTGGTTTTTGTTTATTCAGTGTGTTTAGCAGCGGACCCTTTTCCGGAGGCTTGGGGAGACTGGCGAGTTTTGGGGTATGGGGCGGGAATGGTCTTGGTGCTTGTTGTGGGGGCGGTTGTTAGTGGAGTGGAGTGTTGGGGGATTGGGGCGGTTACTGTTGATGGTGAGGGGGTTTTTATAGATCGGTTGGATTTTAGTGGTGTTGCTATGTTCTATTCGTGGGGAGCAGGTATGTTCTTGGCTGCTGGATGAGGGCTGTTATTGACGTTGTTTGTTGTGTTGGAACTTGTGCGGGGGTTGTCCTGTGGGGCGATTCGGGCGGTTTAG